A single region of the Jatrophihabitans sp. GAS493 genome encodes:
- a CDS encoding CPBP family intramembrane glutamic endopeptidase, translating into MTEKTSAEPASAGSARQRHLSVLGLLALIVVYLLIVQGLGRLVEKKGSAGYAQFTTNAEVVRNLIVPVGISLIFVYAVVAVLGWWRPVFVDDRPVRRWVWVLPAVMVVSILAVINYGGLADKGLSFTLLLLIGTMCVGFAEEGLFRGISVTTFRRNGFSEARVALWSCIIFGLVHASNIFSEGPKALAQVAITAVAGYFFYLTRRVSGGLVVGAILHGLWDFSLVSGSVVAGHTYAGAAVAILADVVMLVIVLLRRHHIEPAATPT; encoded by the coding sequence ATGACCGAGAAGACCTCCGCTGAGCCGGCGAGCGCCGGCTCCGCTCGGCAACGTCACCTGTCGGTGCTGGGCCTGCTGGCCCTGATCGTCGTCTACCTGCTCATCGTCCAGGGCCTTGGCCGCCTCGTGGAGAAGAAGGGCAGCGCCGGATACGCCCAGTTCACCACCAACGCCGAGGTGGTGCGCAACCTGATCGTGCCGGTCGGGATCTCGCTGATCTTCGTCTACGCGGTGGTCGCCGTGCTCGGCTGGTGGCGCCCCGTCTTCGTCGATGACCGGCCGGTCCGACGCTGGGTCTGGGTGCTCCCAGCGGTGATGGTGGTGTCGATCCTGGCGGTGATCAACTACGGCGGCCTAGCCGACAAGGGACTCTCCTTCACGCTGCTGCTGCTGATCGGCACGATGTGCGTCGGCTTCGCCGAGGAGGGATTGTTCCGGGGTATCAGCGTCACGACCTTCCGGCGCAATGGTTTCAGCGAAGCCCGAGTCGCCCTCTGGTCGTGCATCATCTTCGGCCTGGTGCACGCCTCGAACATCTTCTCCGAAGGTCCGAAGGCACTCGCGCAGGTCGCCATCACCGCCGTGGCCGGCTACTTCTTCTACTTGACCCGCCGGGTGTCAGGTGGACTGGTGGTCGGCGCGATCCTGCACGGACTCTGGGACTTCTCGCTGGTCTCGGGCTCGGTGGTTGCGGGGCACACCTATGCCGGTGCGGCCGTGGCGATTCTGGCTGACGTCGTCATGCTGGTCATCGTCCTGCTCCGCCGCCACCACATCGAACCGGCCGCGACCCCGACCTGA
- a CDS encoding Bax inhibitor-1/YccA family protein produces MSFEPVAGSGNRYMTLDDVVVRTAAMLVVVMLSGSVSWALANSSVAGALILVGVLGGLGLGLYIAFTTKANAFTSLAYAAFEGLFLGAVSRAFESAYPGIVVQAITGTIMVAAGMLFVYKIGAIRVTPRLWRVVAGATIGLVGLMLVNLIASFFHSGGLGLREGGLLGIGFSLLCIVIASLNLVLDFDLIERSIRRGTDEKFAWYCAFGIMVTLIWLYLEILRLLGNLRN; encoded by the coding sequence GTGTCTTTCGAGCCGGTGGCGGGTAGCGGCAATCGTTACATGACGCTCGACGATGTGGTGGTTCGCACCGCCGCGATGCTCGTCGTCGTGATGCTCAGCGGATCGGTCTCCTGGGCGCTGGCCAACTCGAGCGTGGCCGGCGCGCTCATCCTGGTCGGGGTTCTCGGTGGCCTCGGTCTCGGGCTCTACATCGCCTTCACGACCAAGGCCAACGCGTTCACCTCGCTGGCCTACGCCGCCTTCGAGGGGCTCTTCCTGGGCGCGGTGAGCCGGGCCTTCGAGTCGGCCTACCCGGGGATCGTCGTGCAAGCCATCACCGGAACCATCATGGTGGCCGCCGGCATGCTCTTCGTCTACAAGATCGGCGCCATCCGGGTAACTCCGCGCCTCTGGCGAGTGGTGGCTGGGGCGACCATCGGCCTGGTCGGGTTGATGCTGGTCAACCTCATCGCATCCTTCTTCCACAGCGGCGGCCTCGGGTTGCGCGAGGGTGGGTTGCTGGGCATCGGCTTCAGCCTGCTCTGCATCGTGATCGCCTCGCTGAACCTGGTGCTCGACTTCGATCTCATCGAGCGGTCGATCCGCCGTGGTACCGATGAGAAGTTCGCCTGGTACTGCGCCTTTGGCATCATGGTGACGCTGATCTGGCTCTACCTGGAGATCCTGCGACTGCTAGGAAACCTGCGCAACTAG
- a CDS encoding acyl-CoA dehydrogenase family protein, with amino-acid sequence MGAALSALNAAAGSKALDRFNLRKPLERAVFQGTKSGFRTLGAANRKFTAIKSSGSPTRPRTASQRAVFDLTPTEDQQMIREITTEFAAEQVRPAAAAADTECAPPAAMLKRVSSELGINVVGIPESLGGLGSERSTTTSVLVAEALSHGDMGLALAAIAPSAVSTAIVLWGDDSQQSTYLPSFVADSSPAAALAVLEPRPLFDPFDLGTRARRSGGGFVLDGVKSLVPLAASAELFVIAADLEGSGPALFIVESDTAGLVIEAEPAMGIRAASLGRILLNNVTVPATALLGEGKAEHYADCIRLGRIGWSSLAVGTAQAVLDYVIPYVNDRVAFGEPVSHRQSVAFMVANIGIELEGMRLATYRAASRAEQGKSFARESAIARRLCSEYGMQIGSNGVQLLGGHGFVKEHPVERWYRNLRAVSIMEGAVLV; translated from the coding sequence ATGGGTGCTGCCCTTTCGGCACTCAACGCGGCGGCCGGATCGAAGGCCCTCGACCGGTTCAACCTGCGCAAGCCGCTGGAGCGGGCGGTCTTCCAGGGCACCAAGTCCGGCTTCCGCACTCTGGGCGCGGCGAATCGCAAGTTCACCGCGATCAAGTCCTCCGGGTCGCCAACCCGTCCCCGCACGGCCTCGCAGCGGGCGGTCTTCGACCTCACGCCCACCGAGGACCAGCAGATGATCCGCGAGATCACCACTGAGTTCGCCGCCGAGCAGGTACGTCCCGCCGCCGCGGCGGCCGACACCGAGTGCGCTCCCCCGGCGGCGATGCTCAAGCGAGTCTCCAGCGAACTCGGCATCAACGTCGTCGGCATTCCCGAGAGCCTCGGCGGGCTCGGCAGTGAGCGTTCGACGACAACCAGCGTGCTGGTGGCCGAGGCACTCTCGCACGGCGACATGGGTCTAGCCCTCGCCGCTATCGCGCCGTCGGCGGTGAGCACGGCGATCGTGCTCTGGGGCGACGACAGCCAGCAGTCCACCTACCTCCCCTCCTTCGTGGCCGACAGCAGCCCGGCGGCCGCGCTGGCCGTGCTCGAGCCGCGGCCGCTCTTCGACCCATTCGACCTGGGTACCCGGGCCCGGCGCTCGGGTGGCGGCTTCGTCCTGGACGGGGTGAAGTCCCTGGTTCCACTTGCCGCCTCGGCTGAGCTCTTCGTCATCGCGGCCGACCTCGAAGGCAGTGGGCCGGCCCTGTTCATCGTCGAGTCCGACACCGCCGGACTGGTCATCGAGGCGGAGCCTGCGATGGGTATCCGGGCCGCGTCGCTCGGGCGGATCCTGCTCAACAACGTGACGGTGCCGGCCACCGCCCTGCTCGGCGAGGGAAAGGCCGAGCACTACGCCGACTGCATCCGTCTCGGCCGTATCGGCTGGAGTTCGCTCGCCGTCGGCACCGCGCAGGCTGTCCTCGACTACGTCATTCCGTACGTCAACGACCGGGTTGCCTTCGGCGAGCCGGTGAGCCATCGCCAGTCGGTCGCCTTCATGGTGGCCAACATCGGTATTGAGCTCGAAGGGATGCGGCTGGCCACCTACCGGGCGGCCTCCCGCGCCGAACAGGGCAAGTCCTTCGCCCGGGAGTCGGCGATCGCCCGTCGCCTCTGCAGCGAGTACGGAATGCAGATCGGCAGCAACGGCGTCCAACTGCTGGGCGGCCACGGCTTTGTGAAGGAACACCCGGTGGAGCGCTGGTACCGCAATCTGCGCGCCGTATCGATCATGGAAGGTGCGGTGCTCGTCTGA
- a CDS encoding acyl-CoA dehydrogenase family protein translates to MLNLDVPSKFTTLLDQAHQVAIEIFRKNSRKYDLAEHEYPKELDMLAALMDGMNSSGESEGAGATGVRRDGSKPKKGEVRNGGNMSAVLSIIEACWGDVGLVLSMPRQGLGNAAIASVANDEQSERFAGVWASMAITEPSFGSDSAAVSATAVLDGDEYIINGEKIFVTAGDRCDAVVVWATVDKSKGRAAIKSFVVQKGTSGMVVERLEHKLGIRASDTATIRFTDCRVPKENLLGSPEVDVEAGFGGVMQTFDNTRPLVAGMALGVSRASLDETRRILTEDAHIEIDYDRPAQSQTAAAATFLQMESDWEAAYLMTLEAAWMADNNKANSLQASMAKAKAGRVATDITLRCVELVGSIGYSENDLLEKWARDSKILDIFEGTQQIQQLIVARRLLGKSSTELK, encoded by the coding sequence ATGCTGAACCTCGACGTCCCCTCAAAGTTTACGACGCTTCTCGACCAGGCCCATCAGGTTGCCATCGAGATCTTCCGCAAGAACTCCCGCAAGTACGACCTGGCCGAGCACGAGTACCCGAAAGAACTCGACATGCTGGCCGCCCTGATGGACGGCATGAACTCCTCGGGTGAGTCCGAAGGCGCCGGTGCCACCGGCGTGCGCCGCGACGGCTCCAAGCCGAAGAAGGGCGAGGTTCGCAACGGCGGAAACATGTCCGCCGTGCTGTCCATCATCGAGGCCTGCTGGGGCGATGTCGGCCTGGTGCTGTCGATGCCACGGCAGGGTCTGGGCAACGCCGCGATCGCCTCGGTCGCCAACGACGAGCAGTCCGAGCGTTTCGCCGGAGTCTGGGCCTCGATGGCGATCACCGAGCCTTCCTTCGGCTCCGACTCGGCCGCCGTCTCCGCCACCGCCGTACTGGACGGCGACGAGTACATCATCAATGGCGAGAAGATCTTCGTCACCGCCGGCGATCGCTGCGATGCCGTCGTCGTCTGGGCCACCGTCGACAAGTCCAAGGGTCGCGCCGCGATCAAGTCCTTCGTCGTCCAGAAGGGCACGTCGGGCATGGTCGTCGAGCGTCTGGAGCACAAGCTCGGTATCCGGGCGTCGGATACCGCGACGATCCGCTTCACCGATTGCCGCGTACCCAAGGAGAATCTGCTCGGCAGCCCCGAGGTGGACGTCGAGGCCGGCTTCGGTGGCGTGATGCAGACCTTCGACAACACCCGGCCGCTGGTGGCCGGAATGGCGTTGGGCGTCTCCCGGGCCTCGCTCGACGAGACCCGTCGAATCCTCACCGAAGACGCGCACATCGAGATCGACTACGACCGTCCGGCCCAGAGCCAGACGGCGGCCGCGGCGACCTTCCTGCAGATGGAGTCGGACTGGGAGGCGGCCTACCTGATGACGCTGGAGGCGGCCTGGATGGCCGACAACAACAAGGCGAACTCGCTGCAGGCCTCGATGGCCAAGGCCAAGGCCGGCCGGGTCGCAACCGACATCACGCTGCGCTGCGTGGAACTGGTCGGTTCGATCGGATACAGCGAGAACGACCTGCTCGAGAAGTGGGCCCGTGACTCGAAGATCCTCGACATTTTCGAGGGAACCCAGCAGATCCAGCAGCTGATCGTGGCTCGCCGCCTGCTCGGCAAGTCCTCGACCGAGCTGAAGTAA
- a CDS encoding MAB_1171c family putative transporter — translation MTISMLLLAAVLGLVAGFRVWRRQLFASTSGRAVTALIASDCLITLVSPNEVTLGVDRVSGVPNLVLLLQCLLCLSSVGAVVLALPGTVQNVGGLRRHFSLTAVAAATMVIAFGLTPVHQVDVSNYWADLVIPLRTGPGSLPALCFWLAYASAMAHGLALALPDLRRHQRSAPTGRARFALRLLLGAGACTSLYLFFGSLVVLLRAMDWPGGPLNGADLALRSATTAIGPLLLAGLVCINVPIERAAEVVREHYYLHRLRPLWRDMTEAAPALEVPGQRGVHRSLTDVRLRLYRTVIEIRDGYVAIAPWYCDASPLVARHAGVSEQDPVVVATCWELARRAALRGAPHADSVAAPPGGAATLGREIALLREIARHRLRAHGLADELAARLAKR, via the coding sequence ATGACCATCTCGATGCTGCTGCTCGCCGCCGTTCTCGGGCTGGTCGCCGGGTTCCGGGTCTGGCGGCGCCAGCTGTTCGCGTCCACGAGCGGGCGGGCGGTCACCGCGCTGATCGCCAGCGACTGTCTCATCACACTGGTGAGCCCGAATGAGGTCACTCTCGGAGTCGACCGGGTCAGCGGCGTACCCAATCTGGTATTGCTGCTGCAGTGCCTGCTCTGCCTCAGTTCGGTCGGTGCGGTGGTGCTGGCCCTCCCCGGTACCGTTCAGAATGTTGGAGGCCTGCGTCGGCACTTCAGCCTCACTGCGGTCGCCGCCGCGACGATGGTGATCGCCTTCGGTTTGACGCCGGTGCACCAGGTGGATGTGTCGAACTACTGGGCTGATCTGGTAATCCCGCTTCGTACGGGCCCGGGTTCGCTGCCGGCACTCTGCTTCTGGTTGGCCTACGCGAGCGCGATGGCCCACGGGCTGGCACTGGCCCTGCCCGATCTGCGCCGGCACCAGCGGTCAGCGCCCACCGGCCGGGCCCGCTTCGCCCTTCGGTTGCTGCTGGGTGCGGGTGCCTGCACTTCGCTGTACCTGTTCTTCGGGTCGCTGGTCGTCCTGCTGCGGGCGATGGACTGGCCGGGCGGCCCGCTCAACGGGGCCGACCTGGCACTGCGCTCGGCGACTACCGCGATCGGGCCGCTGCTACTTGCCGGGCTGGTCTGCATCAACGTGCCCATCGAGCGAGCGGCCGAGGTGGTGCGCGAACACTACTATCTGCACCGGCTCCGGCCGCTGTGGCGGGACATGACAGAGGCAGCGCCGGCCCTCGAAGTGCCGGGTCAGCGGGGCGTGCATCGCTCGCTGACCGACGTACGGCTGCGGCTGTACCGCACCGTGATCGAGATTCGTGATGGATACGTGGCGATCGCCCCTTGGTACTGCGACGCGTCGCCGCTGGTGGCCCGCCACGCCGGAGTGTCGGAGCAGGATCCGGTGGTGGTCGCCACGTGCTGGGAATTGGCCCGCCGGGCCGCGCTGCGGGGTGCACCGCACGCCGACTCGGTCGCCGCCCCGCCGGGTGGGGCGGCGACGCTGGGGCGCGAGATCGCACTGCTGCGGGAGATCGCCCGCCACCGTCTGCGCGCGCACGGACTGGCCGATGAGCTGGCCGCTAGGCTGGCAAAGCGGTGA